One region of Triticum aestivum cultivar Chinese Spring chromosome 6B, IWGSC CS RefSeq v2.1, whole genome shotgun sequence genomic DNA includes:
- the LOC123134900 gene encoding histone H4: MSGRGKGGKGLGKGGAKRHRKVLRDNIQGITKPAIRRLARRGGVKRISGLIYEETRGVLKIFLENVIRDAVTYTEHARRKTVTAMDVVYALKRQGRTLYGFGG; encoded by the coding sequence ATGTCCGGGCGCGGCAAGGGAGGCAAGGGGCTCGGCAAGGGCGGCGCCAAGCGGCACAGGAAGGTGCTGCGCGACAACATCCagggcatcaccaagccggcgatcCGGCGCCTGGCGAGGAGGGGCGGCGTGAAGCGCATCTCGgggctcatctacgaggagacccgcggcgtgctcaagatcttcctcgagaacgTCATCCGCGACGCCGTCACCTACACCGAGCACGCCCGACGCAAGACCGTCACCGCCATGGACGTCGTCTACGCGCTCAAGCGCCAGGGCCGCACCCTCTACGGCTTCGGCGGCTAG